Proteins found in one Miscanthus floridulus cultivar M001 chromosome 4, ASM1932011v1, whole genome shotgun sequence genomic segment:
- the LOC136552383 gene encoding ras-related protein RABH1b codes for MAPVSALAKYKLVFLGDQSVGKTSIITRFMYDKFDNTYQATIGIDFLSKTMYLEDRTVRLQLWDTAGQERFRSLIPSYIRDSSVAVIVFDVASRQSFLNTSKWIEEVRTERGSDVIIVLVGNKTDLVDKRQVSIEEGEGKAKDLGVMFIETSAKAGFNIKALFRKIAAALPGMETLSSAKQEDMVDVNLRSGNANSSQSQAQAGGCSC; via the exons ATGGCACCGGTGTCGGCGCTCGCCAAGTACAAGCTCGTCTTCCTGGGGGACCAGTCCGTCGGCAAGACCAGCATCATCACCCGCTTCATGTACGACAAGTTCGACAACACCTACCAG GCTACAATTGGTATTGATTTCCTGTCAAAGACAATGTACCTTGAAGATAGAACTGTGAGACTCCAACTCTG GGATACAGCTGGTCAGGAAAGGTTCAGGAGTTTAATTCCAAGCTATATCAGAGACTCTTCAGTTGCTGTCATTGTATTCGATGTTGCaa GCAGGCAGTCCTTCTTAAATACATCTAAGTGGATAGAGGAAGTTCGCACTGAGAGGGGCAGTGATGTTATCATTGTGCTTGTTGGGAACAAAACTGACCTTGTTGACAAGAG ACAAGTCTCGATAGAGGAAGGGGAAGGCAAGGCGAAGGACCTTGGTGTCATGTTTATTGAAACCAGTGCTAAAGCTGGGTTTAACATTAAG GCGCTGTTCCGTAAAATTGCTGCTGCACTTCCTGGAATGGAGACACTCTCATCAGCGAAGCAGGAAGACATGGTTGATGTGAACTTGAGGTCCGGCAATGCAAACTCGTCCCAGTCTCAGGCTCAGGCTGGGGGATGCAGTTGTTAG